From Halotia branconii CENA392, the proteins below share one genomic window:
- a CDS encoding GAF domain-containing protein, translating into MENSSTTQPIQPTLELQQPRSEMKLTQYQDEKQKALSGVIARIRQSLDIDSIFKITVTEVRQLLKTDRVGVFRFYPELGWEGEFIYEDVGVEWNSALAAKLRDHCFATEFAGLYQQGRIKAMADIYQADVSNCHVQILERFQVRANVAAPLMKGKDLWGLLCIHQCDAPREWEASEIEFVQFIAEHLAVALQQADYLEQVKLQSAQLAQAKAREKVAEWQKTIAITIEKFRQSLDLESIFRISTAELRQLLNVDRVAIYRFNPDWSGEFVFESVTEDWNSVMHEQLQRSQLSENISECSVKDLTQTPVMDTYLQDTGGGRFVRGEVYRICNDIYNAGFSDCYIQVLESYQARAYMIIAIYHGQKLWGLLAVYQNTGTRDWQEDEIYLLTQVSTQLGVALQQAEFLQQVQSQAAEIGKAAERQRALAKTVEKIRQSLDIDTIFKATTQEVLQLLKVERVAIYRFYPDWSGEFVADSMIDGWMPLVKPQSETEHFFVKKTSAGKYARHEMFVPICQGEKLWGLLVAYQNSQPRYWQDEEINLLAQVGVQLGIALQQAESLKQMQMQAEQLAKAAERERKATQREKTLAATIEKIRQSLDLKTIFATSTKEVQRLLEVDRVTIYRFRPDWSGEFVAESFAPNWASVKDIIPAIADDYLQKTQGRDFANGQTLVINDIYKTNSSVSHFALLEPIIARAYMIVPIFPGEKLWGLLAAYQNTEPRDWQEDEIDLLVQIGTQLGVGVQQAELLEQTQRQKEEITQTFKELQQTQSQLIQSEKMAGLGQLVAGIAHEINNPISFIYGNITYVNEHSENLFKLLRLYQKNYPQPKAEIKKQAAELDLDFIAEDLPKILTSMGMGAERIKELVLSLRTFSRLDESGIKPVDIHEGIDSTLLILQHRLQPQTNYPAIEVIKEYGELPLISCYAAQINQVFMNILNNAIDAIEYSLIAGKVVDNPKICICTEVIEKKAILICIADNGCGIPENLRSRIFEPFFTTKKPGQGTGLGLSISYQIIVEKHGGQIKCVSEPGNGCEFWIEIPLK; encoded by the coding sequence ATGGAAAACTCTTCTACTACACAACCCATACAACCAACTTTAGAGCTACAACAACCTCGGTCAGAAATGAAACTTACCCAGTATCAGGATGAGAAACAAAAAGCCTTATCTGGAGTAATTGCCCGAATCCGTCAGTCTCTAGATATAGATAGCATCTTCAAAATTACAGTCACTGAAGTACGCCAACTTTTGAAAACTGACCGAGTTGGTGTATTTCGTTTTTATCCTGAGTTGGGATGGGAAGGAGAGTTTATTTATGAGGATGTGGGAGTAGAATGGAATTCTGCCCTAGCGGCTAAACTGCGGGATCATTGCTTTGCTACGGAGTTTGCTGGGTTGTATCAGCAAGGTCGCATAAAAGCAATGGCTGATATATATCAAGCTGATGTTAGTAATTGCCATGTTCAGATTTTAGAAAGATTCCAAGTTCGTGCTAATGTAGCGGCTCCCCTAATGAAAGGTAAAGATTTATGGGGATTGCTATGTATTCATCAGTGTGATGCTCCTAGAGAATGGGAAGCATCGGAAATTGAATTTGTGCAATTTATCGCTGAACATCTGGCCGTTGCTTTGCAGCAAGCAGATTATCTAGAACAAGTAAAACTCCAATCAGCACAACTAGCACAAGCAAAAGCCAGAGAAAAAGTAGCAGAATGGCAAAAAACCATAGCTATAACTATTGAAAAATTTCGTCAGTCCCTTGATTTAGAAAGCATTTTCCGCATTAGCACCGCAGAACTTAGACAACTACTGAATGTTGATCGCGTCGCTATTTATCGTTTCAATCCAGATTGGAGTGGAGAATTTGTATTTGAATCTGTCACAGAGGATTGGAACTCTGTGATGCATGAGCAATTGCAGCGATCGCAATTAAGTGAAAATATTAGCGAATGCAGCGTTAAAGATTTGACTCAAACTCCAGTGATGGATACTTACTTACAAGACACTGGTGGTGGTCGCTTTGTTAGAGGTGAAGTATACCGGATTTGTAATGATATCTACAATGCTGGCTTTAGTGACTGTTACATTCAAGTCCTAGAAAGTTATCAAGCCAGAGCTTATATGATTATTGCCATTTATCACGGTCAAAAGCTTTGGGGACTGCTAGCAGTTTACCAAAATACTGGAACCCGTGATTGGCAAGAAGATGAGATTTACTTGCTTACCCAAGTTAGCACTCAACTAGGTGTAGCTTTGCAGCAAGCAGAATTTTTACAACAAGTGCAAAGCCAAGCCGCAGAGATTGGCAAAGCAGCAGAACGACAAAGGGCGCTAGCCAAAACTGTAGAGAAGATTCGTCAGTCTCTTGACATCGATACTATTTTTAAAGCTACTACTCAAGAAGTTTTGCAACTACTAAAAGTAGAACGAGTAGCTATTTATCGTTTTTACCCTGACTGGAGTGGCGAATTTGTCGCCGATTCGATGATTGATGGTTGGATGCCATTAGTTAAGCCGCAATCTGAGACAGAACACTTTTTTGTGAAAAAAACGTCAGCAGGTAAGTACGCGCGTCATGAAATGTTTGTACCGATTTGCCAGGGTGAGAAATTATGGGGATTATTAGTAGCTTATCAAAATTCTCAGCCTCGTTATTGGCAAGATGAAGAAATTAATTTGTTAGCGCAAGTGGGCGTACAACTAGGGATAGCATTACAGCAAGCTGAATCTTTAAAACAGATGCAGATGCAAGCTGAACAACTAGCTAAAGCCGCTGAACGAGAACGCAAAGCCACACAAAGAGAGAAAACCTTAGCTGCAACGATAGAAAAAATTCGTCAGTCTCTTGATTTGAAAACTATCTTTGCTACTAGTACAAAAGAAGTCCAACGATTATTAGAAGTTGACCGAGTCACGATTTATCGCTTTCGGCCTGATTGGAGTGGTGAATTTGTGGCTGAGTCATTCGCTCCAAATTGGGCATCCGTAAAGGATATTATACCTGCGATCGCTGATGATTATTTGCAAAAAACCCAAGGAAGAGACTTTGCTAACGGTCAAACTCTTGTGATTAACGATATTTACAAAACCAATTCTTCTGTGAGTCATTTTGCCCTGCTTGAGCCAATAATAGCTAGAGCATATATGATTGTGCCAATTTTTCCAGGTGAGAAACTTTGGGGATTACTAGCAGCGTATCAAAATACTGAACCCCGTGATTGGCAAGAAGATGAGATAGATTTGCTGGTGCAGATTGGAACTCAACTAGGAGTGGGAGTTCAACAAGCAGAATTACTCGAACAAACTCAGCGTCAAAAAGAAGAAATTACCCAGACTTTCAAAGAATTACAACAAACTCAGAGTCAATTGATTCAAAGTGAAAAAATGGCTGGCTTAGGACAGTTAGTTGCTGGAATCGCCCATGAAATTAATAATCCAATTAGTTTCATTTACGGCAACATCACTTATGTTAATGAACACAGTGAAAACTTATTTAAATTATTGCGTCTTTACCAAAAAAACTATCCCCAGCCCAAAGCAGAAATTAAAAAACAAGCAGCAGAACTAGATTTAGACTTTATTGCTGAAGACTTACCTAAAATTCTTACTTCAATGGGGATGGGAGCAGAACGCATCAAAGAATTAGTGTTATCGTTACGTACTTTTTCTCGACTTGACGAATCAGGAATAAAGCCTGTTGACATTCATGAAGGTATTGATAGTACGCTGCTAATTTTACAACATCGACTGCAACCGCAGACTAATTATCCTGCTATTGAGGTAATTAAAGAATATGGAGAATTGCCTTTAATTAGCTGTTACGCAGCTCAAATCAATCAAGTGTTTATGAATATTCTGAACAATGCTATTGATGCAATAGAATATTCATTAATTGCTGGAAAAGTTGTAGATAATCCTAAAATTTGTATTTGTACAGAAGTTATAGAAAAAAAAGCTATTTTGATTTGTATTGCTGATAATGGTTGTGGGATTCCAGAAAATCTGCGATCGCGTATTTTTGAACCTTTTTTTACAACCAAAAAACCTGGACAAGGCACTGGTTTGGGGCTATCTATTAGCTACCAAATTATTGTAGAAAAACACGGTGGTCAAATTAAGTGTGTTTCTGAACCGGGCAACGGCTGTGAGTTTTGGATCGAAATTCCCCTAAAGTAG
- a CDS encoding DUF4327 family protein, whose protein sequence is MDTTIKYDIEVIKEEARQLVKKGLVNRQQPIYVLCKYICDRDWTCFELELEKNEFLLRDRVIDLLGDENWAED, encoded by the coding sequence ATGGATACTACTATCAAATATGACATTGAAGTGATTAAAGAAGAAGCACGTCAACTTGTCAAAAAGGGACTTGTTAACCGTCAGCAACCAATTTACGTGCTTTGCAAATACATTTGCGATCGCGACTGGACTTGCTTTGAACTAGAACTAGAAAAAAATGAATTTTTGCTTCGAGATCGGGTGATTGACCTATTAGGTGATGAAAATTGGGCAGAAGATTGA
- the glpK gene encoding glycerol kinase GlpK, with protein MTKYILAFDQGTTSSRSIIFDRNGNIVTVAQKEITQIFPQPGWVEHDADEIWSSQIGVANEALARISLKTSDIAAIGISNQRETTIIWDRKTGKPLYNAIVWQDRRTAADCDELKASGYETIFQHKAGLVIDAYFSGTKLKWLLDHIPNARSQAERGELAFGTVDSWLIWKLTQGELHITDVTNASRTLLFNIHTQQWDDELLSILDIPRYLLPQVQSSSQVYGYTSEGLFGSRIPIAGIAGDQQAATFGQVSLQSGMAKNTYGTGCFIVLNTGNKLTLSNHKLLTTIAWRINGRTDYALEGSIFIAGAVVQWLRDGLGIIKHSAEVESLAGSVPNNGGVYFVPAFVGLGAPYWDSYARGTIMGLSRGSTSGHIARAALESIAYQTADVIDAMRQDSQLDLFELRVDGGASGNDLLMQFQADILGVPIVRPKITETTALGAAYLAGLAVGYWESEAEITSQWQAEKWFEPTISHDHRLTLLDSWHQAIAQTRHR; from the coding sequence ATGACTAAATATATTCTGGCATTCGATCAAGGTACGACTAGCTCGCGCTCTATCATATTCGACCGCAATGGTAATATTGTGACCGTTGCTCAAAAAGAAATTACCCAAATATTCCCGCAGCCTGGTTGGGTAGAACATGATGCTGATGAAATTTGGTCTTCACAAATTGGTGTTGCTAATGAAGCCTTAGCTCGCATTAGTCTTAAAACTAGTGATATTGCTGCTATTGGCATTAGCAATCAACGAGAAACCACGATTATCTGGGATCGAAAAACAGGTAAGCCACTTTACAATGCGATCGTTTGGCAAGATCGCCGCACGGCTGCTGACTGCGATGAACTTAAAGCATCTGGATACGAGACAATATTCCAGCACAAAGCAGGACTAGTAATTGATGCTTACTTTAGTGGTACTAAACTTAAGTGGTTGTTAGATCATATACCTAATGCTCGTTCTCAAGCCGAGCGAGGAGAACTGGCATTTGGAACCGTCGATAGCTGGTTGATTTGGAAACTAACTCAAGGAGAACTTCATATTACCGATGTCACTAATGCTAGCAGGACATTGTTGTTCAATATTCATACTCAGCAGTGGGACGATGAACTACTGTCTATTCTGGATATTCCTCGTTACCTGCTGCCCCAAGTGCAGAGCTCATCACAAGTGTATGGTTATACATCTGAAGGTCTTTTCGGTAGCCGTATTCCCATTGCCGGAATTGCCGGAGACCAGCAAGCTGCAACATTTGGGCAAGTATCGTTGCAATCTGGCATGGCCAAAAATACTTACGGTACAGGCTGCTTTATAGTTCTAAATACAGGTAATAAACTCACACTATCCAACCACAAACTGCTGACCACCATTGCTTGGCGCATCAATGGACGAACCGATTATGCTCTAGAAGGCAGTATATTTATTGCCGGCGCAGTTGTACAATGGCTGCGTGATGGACTTGGCATTATTAAACACAGTGCAGAGGTGGAATCTTTAGCTGGCAGTGTTCCTAATAATGGTGGCGTGTATTTTGTACCTGCGTTCGTCGGTTTGGGCGCACCTTATTGGGATAGCTACGCTCGTGGCACAATTATGGGTTTAAGTCGTGGTTCAACTAGTGGCCATATTGCTCGTGCAGCCCTGGAAAGCATTGCCTATCAAACGGCTGATGTAATTGATGCTATGCGTCAAGATTCTCAGCTTGATCTTTTTGAACTGCGGGTAGATGGTGGTGCTTCTGGCAATGATCTGTTGATGCAGTTCCAAGCAGATATTTTAGGTGTGCCTATTGTTCGTCCCAAAATCACTGAAACTACTGCCTTGGGGGCAGCTTATTTAGCAGGTCTAGCTGTTGGTTATTGGGAAAGTGAAGCAGAAATTACGTCTCAATGGCAGGCCGAGAAATGGTTTGAGCCGACAATCAGCCATGATCATCGCTTAACATTACTAGATTCATGGCATCAGGCGATCGCCCAAACTCGACATAGATAA
- a CDS encoding mechanosensitive ion channel family protein has translation MNKLVDTISNSLRDILSSGIKILPGLLIGLILVILTRYMAQFLERLATQVGRRTIRNSSLKLLLSKTAYVTAWAVGIIIACVVAFPGLSLGDIIATLGLGSVAVGFAFQDIFKNFLAGILLLLQEPFRIEDQVIIGDYEGTVERIDIRTTKIRTYQGERVIIPNSTVFTSAVQVRTAFDYRRTDLAVGVDYNTPLPRAKQILQQLISGVNGVLEQPAPEIDLLGFGDSSIDFVVRYWTSPQQKDVRRIQTQAVVAIKKAFDEADINIPYPIRTLYFYDQQQFQDYLPSASEQNK, from the coding sequence ATGAATAAGTTGGTAGATACAATATCAAACAGTTTAAGAGACATACTTTCTAGTGGCATCAAAATATTACCAGGATTGCTCATAGGGCTAATTCTGGTGATATTGACTCGCTACATGGCTCAGTTTTTAGAAAGACTAGCTACTCAAGTTGGTAGACGGACAATTCGCAATTCATCCTTAAAACTATTATTATCGAAAACTGCTTATGTAACGGCCTGGGCTGTAGGGATTATAATTGCTTGTGTAGTTGCTTTTCCAGGCTTAAGTTTAGGAGACATAATTGCCACATTAGGACTGGGTTCTGTAGCAGTTGGTTTTGCTTTCCAAGATATATTCAAAAATTTCTTAGCAGGCATACTACTATTATTGCAGGAGCCATTTCGCATCGAAGACCAAGTAATTATCGGTGATTATGAAGGTACTGTAGAGCGCATCGATATCCGCACGACGAAAATTCGTACTTATCAAGGAGAGCGAGTCATAATACCCAACTCAACTGTGTTTACAAGTGCAGTACAAGTGAGGACAGCTTTTGATTATCGCCGAACAGATTTAGCAGTAGGCGTAGACTATAACACACCGCTGCCTAGAGCAAAACAGATTTTGCAGCAACTGATATCTGGTGTCAATGGGGTGTTAGAACAACCTGCTCCGGAAATCGATTTGCTTGGTTTTGGTGACAGTTCCATTGATTTTGTTGTCAGATATTGGACATCACCCCAGCAGAAAGATGTACGTCGGATTCAAACTCAAGCAGTTGTCGCTATTAAAAAGGCATTTGATGAAGCAGATATCAATATTCCTTATCCAATTCGCACTCTTTATTTCTACGATCAGCAACAATTTCAAGATTATCTTCCTAGTGCTAGCGAACAAAATAAGTAG
- the rph gene encoding ribonuclease PH: protein MVWQRPDERQPYQLRPVSFHQGFTRFAPGSVLTKCGDTQVLCTVSITEGVPKFLAGTGKGWLTSEYRMLPSATQQRQERELLKLSGRTQEIQRLIGRSLRATLDFEVLGERTLTVDADVLQADAGTRTAAITGGFVALASAISQLLQQGILERSPLCGQVAAISVGLLQGEPYLDLNYIEDVAATVDLNVVMNQHLEIIEVQGTAEEDSFSRTQLNHLLDFAEKGIQQLLIAQREMISDWEVLFG, encoded by the coding sequence ATGGTTTGGCAACGTCCTGACGAGCGACAACCTTACCAACTACGTCCTGTAAGCTTTCATCAAGGCTTTACTCGCTTTGCTCCTGGTTCAGTTCTCACAAAATGTGGCGATACTCAGGTGCTGTGTACTGTCAGCATAACTGAGGGTGTACCCAAATTTTTAGCCGGAACTGGCAAAGGTTGGTTAACATCTGAGTATCGGATGTTACCTTCAGCAACCCAACAGCGGCAGGAACGGGAATTATTGAAATTATCCGGTCGGACTCAAGAAATTCAGCGTTTAATTGGGCGTAGCTTACGAGCAACGCTAGATTTTGAGGTATTAGGAGAACGTACTTTAACCGTAGATGCCGATGTCTTACAAGCAGATGCTGGCACTAGAACAGCAGCAATCACAGGGGGATTTGTAGCTTTAGCTAGTGCAATTTCACAATTGTTACAGCAAGGAATATTAGAGCGATCGCCTCTATGTGGACAAGTGGCAGCAATTTCTGTAGGTTTATTGCAGGGTGAGCCATATTTGGATTTAAACTACATCGAAGATGTGGCAGCAACAGTAGATTTAAATGTGGTGATGAATCAACACTTGGAAATCATTGAAGTCCAGGGAACAGCAGAAGAAGACAGCTTTAGCCGTACCCAATTAAATCATCTGCTGGATTTTGCCGAAAAAGGCATTCAACAATTATTGATTGCCCAACGAGAAATGATCTCTGACTGGGAGGTGCTATTTGGATAA
- a CDS encoding PEP-CTERM sorting domain-containing protein (PEP-CTERM proteins occur, often in large numbers, in the proteomes of bacteria that also encode an exosortase, a predicted intramembrane cysteine proteinase. The presence of a PEP-CTERM domain at a protein's C-terminus predicts cleavage within the sorting domain, followed by covalent anchoring to some some component of the (usually Gram-negative) cell surface. Many PEP-CTERM proteins exhibit an unusual sequence composition that includes large numbers of potential glycosylation sites. Expression of one such protein has been shown restore the ability of a bacterium to form floc, a type of biofilm.), protein MSSLAKNRKISSNILGILTFNIFLWLPVFVFNATANANILSEDDWFATADTPPAFFWTGLNQDNDEGPFTYSSSYPTIIDITDDFLKGDQFEVFNFGTSIGFTSLVPVVEDAIEVGPNIAFADPTYSSGSFLVSPGSYSLTIQAIGQSLDAGRGYIRIRKASVPEPISIPEPTSSLGFLTLGVLGVVTTLKCRQKPCLKTLSLCRWSFLSK, encoded by the coding sequence ATGTCCAGTCTTGCCAAAAATAGAAAAATTAGTAGTAATATTTTAGGTATTCTTACTTTTAATATTTTTCTGTGGCTACCAGTCTTTGTGTTTAATGCTACCGCCAATGCTAATATATTGAGTGAAGATGACTGGTTTGCTACCGCTGATACGCCTCCAGCATTCTTTTGGACTGGTCTTAATCAAGATAATGATGAAGGCCCATTTACCTACAGTAGTTCTTATCCCACCATTATCGATATTACAGATGATTTTTTAAAAGGAGACCAATTTGAGGTCTTTAATTTTGGCACTTCTATTGGCTTTACCTCTTTAGTACCAGTTGTAGAAGATGCCATAGAAGTAGGTCCAAATATTGCTTTTGCCGATCCGACTTATAGCAGTGGTTCATTTTTAGTTAGTCCAGGTTCTTACTCGCTCACAATTCAAGCAATTGGACAATCTTTGGATGCTGGTCGAGGTTACATTCGTATTAGAAAAGCTAGTGTTCCTGAGCCAATATCTATCCCTGAACCTACATCTAGCCTCGGTTTTCTAACTCTTGGCGTACTAGGAGTAGTTACAACCCTCAAGTGCCGACAAAAGCCATGCCTAAAAACTCTATCCCTTTGTAGGTGGAGTTTTTTATCCAAATAG
- the pgl gene encoding 6-phosphogluconolactonase, whose translation MKKTVEVLSDKSALIARSLDLILSKLETAIEQRGIFTIALSGGSTPKPLYEAIANQKLPWDKIHVFWGDERYVSPDHLDSNELMARQAWLDRVDIPAANIHATPTLEGDPAVSAAKYEQHLQKFFHSAPTEFPSLDVVLLGMGDDAHTASLFPHTDALKVCDRLVTVGNKDGNPRITFTYPFINAARSVIFVVAGANKRPALAQIFTPVADDFAYPSRLIQPQGELWWLLDAEAGLELQS comes from the coding sequence ATGAAGAAAACTGTTGAAGTTCTATCAGATAAGTCAGCGCTGATTGCTCGATCGCTGGATTTGATTTTATCCAAGTTGGAAACTGCCATTGAGCAACGGGGGATATTTACCATCGCCTTATCCGGCGGTAGCACACCAAAGCCTTTATATGAAGCGATCGCCAATCAAAAACTGCCTTGGGATAAAATACATGTATTCTGGGGAGATGAGCGTTATGTATCACCAGATCATCTTGATAGTAATGAATTAATGGCGCGGCAAGCTTGGCTGGATCGAGTTGACATCCCAGCGGCTAATATTCATGCTACCCCGACCTTAGAAGGCGATCCAGCAGTGTCAGCTGCTAAATATGAACAGCATCTACAAAAATTTTTTCATTCTGCACCAACCGAGTTTCCGTCTTTAGATGTAGTATTGCTAGGAATGGGTGATGATGCACATACCGCATCTTTGTTTCCTCACACAGACGCTTTAAAAGTGTGCGATCGCCTAGTTACTGTAGGCAACAAAGATGGAAATCCCCGCATAACCTTCACATACCCATTTATCAACGCAGCTCGTAGTGTGATTTTTGTGGTTGCAGGCGCTAATAAACGACCAGCTTTAGCGCAAATCTTCACACCTGTAGCAGATGATTTTGCTTACCCATCCCGCTTAATTCAACCCCAAGGAGAACTTTGGTGGTTACTGGATGCAGAGGCAGGTTTGGAACTTCAATCTTAA
- a CDS encoding FHA domain-containing protein, whose translation MIVCPNCNHPNPDGAVQCEACYTPLPTTSNCPNCGATVQADAAFCGQCGFNLHSTAAPAAATSVATVAPDIPVEVPPLVEPDPLLELLQPDSLGINQPAASPLPPTAMAAPPPDVEAQPVVSEAEVPAAKPEPIPPSEPATPPSEAAAPPEPATPPAAPPPMAASRTQLQQVTARLFHVQSDREIELPQTLSVIHIGKPNDRIPPDIDVSGFTNSEIVSRIHADIRVEGDAHYIEDVGSSNGTYINNLPLLPGNRHRLRPGDRISLGKGDLMTFLFQLA comes from the coding sequence ATGATCGTCTGTCCTAATTGCAATCACCCTAACCCAGACGGCGCTGTCCAGTGTGAAGCTTGTTATACGCCGTTACCAACGACTAGCAACTGTCCTAACTGTGGGGCAACTGTGCAGGCAGATGCCGCTTTCTGCGGTCAATGTGGTTTTAACCTGCATTCAACAGCCGCCCCTGCTGCTGCTACATCTGTAGCTACAGTTGCTCCCGACATCCCAGTAGAAGTACCACCGTTAGTTGAACCTGACCCGCTTTTAGAGCTTTTACAACCAGACTCCTTAGGAATCAACCAGCCTGCTGCTTCACCTCTACCACCAACAGCAATGGCTGCACCACCACCAGATGTTGAGGCTCAACCTGTAGTTTCTGAGGCAGAAGTTCCAGCAGCGAAACCAGAACCAATACCGCCTTCAGAGCCTGCAACACCACCATCAGAAGCGGCAGCACCTCCTGAACCAGCAACACCACCCGCTGCACCGCCTCCTATGGCTGCTTCTAGAACGCAATTACAGCAGGTAACAGCGCGACTATTTCATGTGCAGAGCGATCGCGAAATTGAATTACCGCAAACTTTGTCTGTGATTCATATTGGTAAGCCCAATGACCGTATTCCCCCAGATATAGATGTTTCCGGGTTTACTAATTCCGAAATTGTCTCCCGTATACATGCGGATATTCGTGTTGAGGGCGACGCTCACTATATAGAAGATGTAGGTAGTTCTAATGGTACTTACATTAATAATTTGCCCTTGTTACCAGGGAACCGACACCGCCTCAGACCAGGCGATCGCATTAGCCTCGGTAAAGGAGACTTAATGACATTTCTCTTTCAACTGGCTTAG
- a CDS encoding M50 family metallopeptidase has translation MREPGKNVEPLLAKEAPPQVERMGLTWLTAAAIATILLWQVPGGDYILYPFTILATWFHEMGHGLMALILGGQFQKLQIFSSGSGVATYGISRSLGPIGPALVAAAGPMGPPLAGAALILASRSFKAASLSLKILGSFLLLSTVIWVRSWFGLVAIPLLGLIILSISLKAPRWMQGFVIQFLGVQACISTYHQLNYLFSYSAGPLGLSDTAQMQRYLFLPYWFWGGLMAIASLVILVQSLRVAYRSE, from the coding sequence ATGAGGGAACCAGGAAAAAACGTTGAACCCTTACTTGCCAAAGAAGCTCCGCCACAAGTCGAACGTATGGGTTTAACTTGGTTAACAGCAGCTGCGATCGCCACTATCCTGCTGTGGCAAGTCCCAGGAGGGGATTACATTTTATACCCATTTACTATCCTAGCAACTTGGTTTCACGAAATGGGTCACGGTCTGATGGCTCTCATTTTAGGAGGACAATTTCAGAAATTACAAATTTTTAGTAGTGGTTCTGGTGTGGCAACTTATGGCATTTCGCGGTCTTTGGGGCCAATTGGTCCGGCTTTAGTCGCAGCTGCAGGGCCAATGGGGCCACCTCTTGCCGGTGCAGCTTTGATTTTGGCTTCTCGCAGTTTTAAAGCCGCTTCTTTGAGTTTAAAAATTTTAGGCAGTTTTTTACTACTTTCAACAGTAATTTGGGTACGTTCCTGGTTTGGTTTGGTAGCAATTCCCTTGCTGGGTTTAATTATTCTAAGTATTTCCCTAAAAGCTCCTCGATGGATGCAGGGGTTTGTGATTCAGTTTTTAGGTGTGCAAGCTTGTATAAGTACTTACCACCAACTTAATTATTTATTTAGCTATAGTGCTGGTCCTTTAGGACTGTCTGATACAGCACAGATGCAGCGGTATTTATTTTTACCTTATTGGTTTTGGGGTGGATTGATGGCGATCGCATCTTTGGTAATTTTAGTCCAAAGTCTTCGCGTCGCTTATCGCTCTGAATAA